One window of Peteryoungia desertarenae genomic DNA carries:
- a CDS encoding anhydro-N-acetylmuramic acid kinase produces MAEMKTAIGLMSGTSMDGIDVALVRTDGETVVERGSFLSVPCEPAFRDRLKQALEDAKAIKHRDERPGDLSRMERDLTLRHAEAVALFLQQQKLKREDIDLIGFHGQTVLHRPDEGLTVQLGDGPLLAAETGIDVVYDMRANDMVHGGQGAPLVPVYHQALAHQIPAADWPVCFVNIGGISNLTFLDRDGAIIGFDSGPGNTLIDQWVEAHAGIPYDDGGRIASEGAVIVALAERYLDNPFFTAQSRRSLDRNDFRPPEGHEAELSDGARTLAFVSAAAILKSAGHLPTPPKTYVICGGGRLNRTIMADLVRLAGEQGARVVTAEQAGFDGDSMEAEAWAYLAIRSTRGLPLTFPGTTGVRQPVSGGVLVQAALSPDAPGSPRTPPVP; encoded by the coding sequence ATGGCGGAAATGAAGACGGCGATCGGGTTGATGAGCGGCACCTCGATGGATGGCATCGATGTGGCGCTGGTGCGCACCGATGGCGAGACGGTGGTCGAGCGTGGGTCTTTTCTCTCCGTGCCCTGCGAACCGGCCTTCCGCGACCGGCTCAAGCAGGCGCTGGAAGATGCCAAGGCAATCAAGCATCGCGACGAGCGCCCGGGTGACCTCTCACGTATGGAAAGGGACCTCACTTTACGTCATGCCGAAGCTGTCGCGCTTTTCCTGCAGCAACAGAAGCTGAAGCGCGAGGACATCGACCTCATCGGCTTCCACGGCCAGACCGTGTTGCATCGACCTGACGAGGGATTGACCGTCCAGCTTGGCGACGGGCCGCTGCTGGCAGCCGAAACCGGCATCGATGTCGTCTATGACATGCGCGCCAATGACATGGTCCATGGCGGGCAGGGCGCGCCGCTGGTTCCGGTCTATCACCAGGCACTCGCTCATCAGATTCCGGCAGCGGACTGGCCGGTCTGCTTCGTCAATATCGGCGGCATCTCGAACCTCACCTTCCTCGACCGCGACGGCGCGATCATCGGCTTCGACAGCGGACCGGGCAATACACTGATCGACCAATGGGTCGAGGCCCATGCCGGCATTCCCTATGACGATGGCGGCCGCATCGCTTCTGAAGGGGCGGTCATCGTGGCGCTCGCCGAGCGCTATCTCGACAATCCCTTCTTCACGGCGCAGTCCCGCCGCTCGCTCGACCGCAACGACTTCCGTCCACCGGAAGGGCATGAGGCCGAACTGTCGGACGGCGCCCGCACGCTTGCCTTCGTCTCTGCCGCGGCGATCCTCAAATCCGCAGGCCACCTGCCGACCCCGCCGAAAACCTATGTGATCTGCGGCGGTGGCCGCCTGAACCGGACGATCATGGCGGATCTGGTGCGCCTCGCCGGCGAACAGGGTGCAAGGGTGGTGACCGCCGAGCAGGCGGGCTTTGATGGCGATTCCATGGAGGCGGAAGCCTGGGCCTATCTGGCCATTCGGTCGACAAGGGGCCTGCCGCTGACATTTCCGGGGACGACAGGCGTCAGGCAACCGGTTAGCGGAGGCGTGCTGGTGCAGGCTGCACTCAGCCCGGACGCGCCAGGGTCGCCCCGAACGCCGCCAGTGCCATAA
- the tyrS gene encoding tyrosine--tRNA ligase, which yields MTKFKSDFLRILSERGFIHQMSDETGLDDLLAKESVTAYIGYDPTASSLHVGHLMQIMMLRWFQATGHQPISLMGGGTGMVGDPSFKEEARKLMTIETIEENIASIKRCFSHYLDYDKGPKGGALMINNAEWLRPLNYLEFLRDVGRHFSVNRMLSFDSVKTRLDREQSLSFLEFNYMILQAYDFVELNQRYGCRLQMGGSDQWGNIINGIDLGHRMGTPQLYALTAPLLTTSSGAKMGKSASGAVWLNADMLSAYDFWQYWRNTEDADVERFLKLFTILPMDEIARLAALGGSEINEAKKILATEVTTLLHGRDAAEQAAETARKTFEEGALADTLPTVEVAAAELEAGIGLLALIVKAGLAATNGEARRHVQGGAVKINDAGVSDERMAVGTAEVTADGVIKLSLGKKKHMLIKPV from the coding sequence ATGACGAAGTTCAAGTCCGATTTCCTCCGCATCCTCTCCGAGCGCGGCTTCATTCATCAGATGTCCGATGAAACGGGGCTCGACGACCTGCTCGCCAAGGAAAGCGTGACGGCCTATATCGGCTATGACCCAACGGCATCCTCTCTGCATGTCGGCCACCTGATGCAGATCATGATGCTGCGCTGGTTTCAAGCAACCGGCCATCAGCCGATCTCGCTGATGGGCGGAGGTACCGGCATGGTCGGCGACCCCTCTTTCAAGGAAGAGGCCCGCAAGCTGATGACGATCGAAACGATCGAGGAGAACATCGCCTCGATCAAGCGCTGCTTCTCGCATTATCTCGACTACGACAAGGGCCCCAAGGGCGGCGCCCTGATGATCAACAATGCCGAATGGCTGCGCCCGCTGAACTATCTTGAGTTCCTGCGCGATGTCGGCCGGCATTTCTCGGTCAACCGCATGCTCTCCTTCGACAGCGTCAAGACGCGCCTCGACCGCGAGCAGTCGCTGTCCTTCCTCGAATTCAACTACATGATCCTGCAGGCCTACGACTTCGTCGAGCTGAACCAGCGCTATGGTTGCCGCCTGCAGATGGGCGGCTCGGATCAGTGGGGCAACATCATCAACGGCATCGATCTCGGCCACCGCATGGGCACGCCGCAGCTCTATGCGCTGACCGCACCGCTGCTCACCACCTCCTCCGGTGCCAAGATGGGCAAGTCGGCCTCGGGTGCTGTCTGGCTGAATGCCGACATGCTGTCGGCCTATGACTTCTGGCAGTACTGGCGCAACACCGAGGATGCCGATGTCGAGCGCTTCCTCAAGCTCTTTACCATCCTGCCGATGGACGAGATCGCCCGTCTCGCGGCACTCGGCGGATCCGAAATCAACGAAGCCAAGAAGATCCTCGCCACGGAAGTGACGACGCTGCTGCATGGCCGCGACGCCGCCGAACAGGCTGCCGAAACGGCCCGCAAGACCTTCGAGGAAGGTGCGCTCGCCGACACGCTGCCGACCGTCGAAGTGGCAGCCGCCGAGCTTGAGGCCGGCATCGGCCTGCTCGCCCTGATCGTCAAGGCAGGCCTTGCCGCCACAAACGGCGAAGCCCGTCGCCACGTCCAGGGCGGCGCAGTGAAGATCAATGATGCCGGCGTCTCCGATGAGCGCATGGCTGTCGGTACAGCAGAGGTCACGGCGGATGGCGTGATCAAGCTGTCGCTGGGCAAGAAGAAACACATGCTGATCAAGCCGGTTTGA
- a CDS encoding patatin-like phospholipase family protein has protein sequence MTSHFTFDAVGLAGGGNRCYWQSGFLKAFSEHQPLNPRFYVAVSAGAYHGAMFLAGVGDRVRTSAFAFAEKGERDLDWRALKRRESPLVVGNLFRQLLASEFKEGELVALKAAPPMLIQLSGLPDWMPGALGALGSIGAYQIEKLLTDGTHSKAGLRMKLRPTWISTHNLDYPGELVDALMATSSVPPFMPVGRVRGRAYLDGGLVDNPPLMKLTEVENKGWKTLLLTTRFGRKPPSAPHRVAVGPSEDIPVSKFAVGDAAGIRHAYEVGLRDGLAFAKQPPMSPLPRK, from the coding sequence ATGACCTCCCATTTCACATTTGACGCCGTTGGTCTCGCAGGCGGTGGCAACCGCTGCTATTGGCAGAGCGGTTTCCTGAAAGCCTTCAGCGAGCACCAGCCGCTCAACCCGCGTTTTTACGTCGCCGTTTCAGCCGGCGCCTATCACGGTGCAATGTTTCTTGCCGGCGTCGGCGACCGCGTGCGCACCTCGGCCTTCGCCTTCGCCGAAAAAGGCGAGCGTGACCTCGATTGGCGTGCGCTCAAGCGGCGGGAATCACCGCTTGTGGTGGGAAATCTCTTTCGGCAATTGCTTGCCAGTGAATTCAAAGAGGGTGAGCTTGTGGCCCTGAAGGCCGCCCCACCCATGCTGATCCAGCTCTCCGGTCTGCCCGACTGGATGCCCGGTGCGCTGGGCGCGCTCGGCTCGATTGGCGCTTACCAGATCGAGAAGCTTCTGACCGACGGCACCCATTCCAAGGCGGGCCTCAGGATGAAATTGCGCCCGACCTGGATTTCGACACACAATCTCGACTATCCCGGCGAACTGGTCGATGCGCTGATGGCAACCTCGTCTGTGCCGCCCTTCATGCCGGTCGGTCGTGTCAGAGGCCGCGCCTATCTTGACGGGGGCCTCGTCGACAATCCACCGCTGATGAAGCTCACCGAGGTCGAGAACAAAGGCTGGAAGACACTGCTCCTGACCACCCGATTTGGCCGCAAGCCACCCTCCGCCCCCCATCGCGTGGCGGTTGGCCCAAGCGAAGACATCCCGGTCAGCAAATTCGCCGTCGGCGACGCTGCCGGCATCCGGCATGCCTATGAAGTGGGATTGCGCGATGGGCTCGCCTTTGCGAAGCAGCCCCCGATGTCACCTTTGCCACGCAAATGA
- a CDS encoding winged helix-turn-helix transcriptional regulator — protein sequence MPLKTMMKIDGNCDSGCPVAAAATVFDGKWTSLILRDLMSGTKRYSELQRSLTGISPRMLAARLTMLEEKGLISKTIYPTVPPKTEYTLTESGQRAEAVIMALAAFGATLARPG from the coding sequence ATGCCCCTGAAAACAATGATGAAAATTGACGGAAACTGCGACAGTGGCTGCCCTGTGGCGGCAGCCGCCACTGTGTTCGACGGCAAGTGGACGAGCCTGATCCTCCGGGACCTGATGTCCGGCACGAAACGCTATTCCGAGCTCCAGCGCTCACTCACCGGCATCAGCCCCCGAATGCTCGCGGCCAGGCTGACAATGCTGGAGGAGAAGGGCTTGATATCGAAGACAATCTATCCAACCGTGCCGCCAAAGACCGAGTACACACTGACCGAAAGCGGTCAGCGAGCCGAAGCGGTCATTATGGCACTGGCGGCGTTCGGGGCGACCCTGGCGCGTCCGGGCTGA
- a CDS encoding alpha/beta hydrolase: MPEVIFNGPAGRLEGRYQPSKEKSAPIAIILHPHPQFGGTMNNQIVYQLFYMFQKRGFTTLRFNFRSIGRSQGEFDHGAGELSDAASALDWVQSLHPDSKSCWVAGYSFGAWIGMQLLMRRPEIEGFMSIAPQPNIYDFSFLAPCPSSGLIIHGDSDKVAPEKDVQGLVDKLKTQKGILITHKTVPGANHFFNGQVETLMAECEDYLDRRLDGELVPEPAAKRIR, translated from the coding sequence ATGCCCGAAGTCATTTTCAACGGCCCGGCGGGTCGTCTTGAAGGACGTTACCAGCCGTCCAAGGAAAAAAGCGCACCGATTGCCATCATTTTGCATCCGCATCCGCAATTCGGCGGGACGATGAACAACCAGATCGTCTACCAGCTCTTTTACATGTTCCAGAAGCGCGGCTTCACCACCCTCCGCTTCAATTTCCGCTCGATCGGGCGCAGCCAGGGCGAGTTCGACCATGGAGCGGGTGAATTGTCCGATGCTGCTTCAGCACTCGACTGGGTTCAGAGCCTGCATCCAGACTCCAAGAGCTGCTGGGTTGCCGGCTATTCCTTCGGTGCCTGGATCGGCATGCAGCTTCTGATGCGCCGCCCTGAAATCGAAGGCTTCATGTCGATTGCGCCGCAGCCAAACATTTATGACTTCTCCTTTCTCGCTCCCTGCCCGTCGTCTGGCCTTATTATCCATGGTGACTCCGACAAGGTCGCCCCGGAAAAGGACGTCCAGGGCCTGGTTGACAAGCTGAAGACGCAGAAAGGCATTCTGATCACCCACAAGACGGTGCCGGGCGCCAACCACTTCTTCAACGGCCAAGTGGAAACGCTCATGGCCGAATGCGAAGACTATCTCGACCGCCGCCTCGACGGCGAACTGGTCCCGGAACCGGCCGCCAAGCGGATCCGGTAG